In Yarrowia lipolytica chromosome 1F, complete sequence, a genomic segment contains:
- a CDS encoding uncharacterized protein (Compare to YALI0F31075g, uniprot|Q12726 Yarrowia lipolytica Homocitrate synthase), with product MCATDNAPAANAAPEKPSNVGVEVGHTGEQTNPYGANPADFLSNVSKFQLIESTLREGEQFASAFFDTETKIEIAKALDDFGVDYIELTSPAASEQSRSDCEAICKLGLKAKILTHIRCHMDDARLAVSTGVDGVDVVIGTSQFLRQYSHGKDMNYIAQSAVEVIEFVKSHGIEIRFSSEDSFRSDLVDLLNIYRTVDKIGVNRVGIADTVGCANPRQVYELVRTLKSVVSCDIECHFHNDTGCAIANAYTALEAGANLIDVSVLGIGERNGITSLGGLMARMIAADRDYVLSKYKLHKLRDLENLVADAVQVNIPFNNPITGFCAFTHKAGIHAKAILANPSTYEILNPADFGLTRYIHFANRLTGWNAIKSRVDQLNLHLTDAQCKDVTAKIKKLGDVRSLNIDDVDSIIREFHADVTSTPTVAATEGPAVEDEPAAKKAKTEE from the coding sequence ATGTGCGCAACAGATAACGCCCCCGCCGCTAACGCTGCTCCTGAGAAGCCCTCCAACGTTGGAGTCGAGGTCGGTCACACCGGCGAGCAGACTAATCCTTACGGAGCCAACCCCGCCGATTTCCTTTCTAACGTGTCCAAGTTCCAGCTCATCGAGTCCACTCTGCGAGAGGGAGAGCAGTTTGCCTCTGCCTTCTTTGACACCGAGACCAAGATcgagattgccaaggctctggacgACTTTGGTGTCGACTACATCGAGCTGACCTCCCCCGCAGCATCGGAGCAGTCGCGGTCCGATTGCGAGGCCATCTGCAAGCTCGGTCTTAAGGCCAAGATTCTCACTCACATCCGATGCCACATGGACGACGCAAGACTCGCTGTCTCCACCGGTGTCGATGGTGTCGATGTCGTCATTGGTACCTCCCAGTTCCTGCGACAGTACTCCCACGGCAAGGACATGAACTACATTGCACAGTCCGCTGTCGAGGTCATTGAGTTTGTCAAGAGCCACGGCATTGAGATCCGATTCTCCTCCGAGGATTCTTTCCGATCCGACCTGGTCGATCTCCTCAACATCTACCGAACTGTCGACAAGATTGGTGTCAACCGAGTCGGTATTGCTGACACTGTTGGATGCGCCAACCCCCGACAGGTCTACGAGCTTGTCCGAACCCTCAAGTCCGTTGTCTCGTGCGACATTGAGTGCCATTTCCACAACGACACCGGCTGTGCCATTGCCAACGCCTACACCGCCCTCGAGGCTGGTGCCAACCTCATCGATGTCTCCGTTCTCGGTATCGGTGAGCGAAACGGTATCACCTCTCTCGGTGGTCTGATGGCTCGAATGATTGCTGCTGACCGAGACTACGTTctctccaagtacaagctGCACAAGCTGCGAGACCTCGAGAACCTCGTCGCCGACGCCGTCCAGGTCAACATCCCCTTCAACAACCCCATCACCGGTTTCTGCGCCTTCACCCACAAGGCCGGTATCCACGCCAAGGCCATTCTCGCCAACCCCTCCACTtacgagattctcaaccCCGCCGATTTCGGTCTGACCCGATACATCCACTTTGCCAACCGTCTTACCGGCTGGAACGCCATCAAGTCGCGAgttgaccagctcaaccTGCACCTGACCGACGCCCAGTGCAAGGATGTCACtgccaagatcaagaagctTGGTGACGTTCGATCTCTCAACATTGACGATGTTGACTCCATCATCCGAGAGTTCCACGCCGATGTCACCAGCACTCCCACCGTTGCTGCCACCGAGGGACCTGCCGTTGAGGACGAGCccgccgccaagaaggccaagactGAAGAGTAA
- a CDS encoding uncharacterized protein (Compare to YALI0F31097g, no similarity), producing MRSGRLKYALGALSLLSIWYLFSPTVTNFVVWNFEDLLIGDVSSDIVFLQRLHAYAMDDDRSCEVPEWIPEGTLVTSRPDCQAPQGWEVKHLPHSNIPTFDFAMGSCSRGERMLCLILSNSHPLPFGKRHRKNPLHQLTRQTLSLYTNEDYSWSCNAKHLSACQVVPGGSAQCILEAMVAHNFGSELDKKVTWKRALDHCKIHQSHISWSR from the coding sequence ATGCGTTCTGGCAGGTTGAAATATGCGCTTGGAGCCCTCTCGCTGCTATCTATATGGTACCTGTTTTCACCCACCGTCACCAATTTCGTGGTGTGGAACTTCGAGGATCTCCTCATTGGAGACGTGAGCTCCGACATTGTGTTTCTACAGCGACTTCACGCGTACGCCATGGACGATGATAGATCATGTGAGGTGCCTGAATGGATCCCAGAGGGCACTCTCGTCACGTCTAGACCTGACTGTCAAGCCCCCCAGGGCTGGGAAGTGAAACATTTACCTCACTCGAACATTCCGACCTTTGATTTTGCCATGGGTTCGTGTTCACGAGGAGAAAGAATGCTGTGTCTCATTTTATCCAACAGCCATCCTCTTCCGTTCGGCAAAAGGCACAGGAAGAACCCGCTGCATCAGCTGACTCGTCAGACCTTGTCTCTCTACACCAACGAAGACTACAGCTGGAGCTGCAACGCCAAACATCTCAGTGCCTGCCAGGTCGTGCCTGGAGGATCAGCCCAGTGCATTTTGGAAGCTATGGTGGCGCACAATTTCGGGTCAGAGCTCGATAagaaggtcacgtggaaaCGAGCTCTGGATCATTGCAAGATCCATCAGAGTCATATTAGTTGGAGCAGGTAG